DNA from Aliarcobacter butzleri:
ATATACAAGTGGCTCAAATGAAAGTGATTTAAAAGATGTTTTGAAAAAAATAAAAGATGTTTTACCTTTTTGTCAAGACTTAAGAAGATTAGGAAGTGCTTCTATTGATTTATGTTTTGTAGCACGTGGAACTTTTGAAGGATATTATGAGATGAATTTAAAACCTTGGGATGTAAGTGCTGGAGTTTTAATATTAAGTGAAGCTGGTGGAAAAATCACTAATATAAATGGTGAAGAGTATAATCTATTTGAAGATAAATATATAGTTGCAACAAATGGAAAAATACATGATAAATTAATCGAAAAACTAAATATTTAGTGATTATTAAATATAATTAATTTTGAAAAATATATAAAGGTTTTATAAAATGTGCGGAATAGTTGGATATATTGGTAAAAAAGATACTACAAAATTATTATTAGATGGTTTAAAAGAGTTAGAGTATAGAGGTTATGATAGTGCTGGAATTGCTGTACTTAAAGATGATAATATTGATGTTTTTAAAGCATTAGGAAAACTTGTAAATTTAGAAGAAAAAGTAAATAGTGTACCTTCTAAAGATTATGATTTAGGAATTGGTCATACAAGATGGGCAACTCATGGAAAACCAACAGAACTAAATGCTCATCCACATTTAGGAGAGTATTCTTATGTAGTTCATAATGGAATAATTGAAAACTATAAAGAGTTAAAAGATGAATTAACACAAAAAGGACATAAATTTGTATCTCAAACAGATACAGAAGTTATAGTTCATCTTTTTGAAAATTACAATAACCAATTAAATGATGCTACAAAAGCTTTTCAAAATACAGTTTCAAGACTTGAAGGTGCTTTTTCAATTCTTTTAATCTCAAAAGCTGAACCTAAAAAAATATTTTTCTATAAATTAGGAAGTCCTTTAATCGTTGCACGAGGAATTGAAGAAGATGAAGTTTTATTTGCTTCATCTGATGCTCCACTTATTGGATTAGCAAATGATGTTGTTTATTTAGAAGACAAAGTTGGTGGAGTTGCAACTGCTTTTGGTATAGAATTTTTCAGTGATAATCATAAATGGAGTACATTACCAACATCAAAACAGTTTGCTCAAAAAGATGGATATAGATTTTTTATGGAAAAAGAAATTTATGAGCAAAGTAGTGTAGTTAGCGATTGTATGTTAGGAAGAATAAAAGATAATGAAATTTTATTTGATGAAATTGATAAATCAATAATTGATGGAATAAATGAAATAAAAATTTGTGCTTGTGGGACTTCATATCATGCAGGACTTACTTCTTCATATTTATTTGAGAGAATTTCTAAAATAAAATGTAGTGTTGAAGTAGCAAGTGAATTTAGATATAAAGAACCACTTTTAACTAAAGATACTTTATTTATTGTTATCTCACAAAGTGGTGAAACTGCTGATACTTTAGAAGCTTTAAAAATGGCAAAAAATGCAGGATTAAAAACTTTAGTGATTTGTAATGTTGATAACTCTTCTATGACAAGAACAGCTGATTTTACTATCCTTACAAGAGCTGGAATTGAAAAAGGTGTTGCTTCAACAAAAGCATTTTCTACTCAAACAGTTGTTCTTTGGATGTTGTCTTTATATTTTGCAAAAGCAAAAAATGTAATTTCAAATGAAAAATTAGAAGTTGAACTTCACACTTTAAGAGAAGTTCCAAAATCACTTTGTATTAGTGACAAAATACATGAAAAAACAAGAAGATTATCAAAAAGATATTTACATGGACATGGATTTTTCTTCATTGGAAGAGATGTATTTTATCCATTAGCTTTAGAAGGTGCTTTAAAACTAAAAGAGATTTCTTATTTACATGCTGAAGGTTATCCAGCAGGTGAAATGAAACATGGTCCTATTGCTCTTGCAGACCCAGAACTTTTTACAATCGCACTTATGCCACAAAATTTACTTTATGATAAAATTAAATCAAACGTAGAAGAACTTAGTGCTAGAGATAGTACTATTTGTGCTATTTCTGCACTTGATTTTGATTTGGCTGATGATTTTATAAAAATAAATAAATCAGAACACTATATGTTAGAGTTTTTTGAAATGTTGGTTGTTTTACAACTTTTATCTATGGAAATTTCAATAAGACTTGGAAATGACGTAGATATGCCAAGAAACTTGGCTAAATCTGTGACTGTCGAATAAATATAAAACATATAAGTTAAATTTTGTTAAAATAAGAAACTTTTTCCCTTTTAGGGAAATTGAATTCTTTAAATTTTTATTTTAATTTTCTTAACAATTATAAGAGATAGAAAAATGGAAAACAAAAGATGGAAAACAACTCAAGCAAAGCTTGTGGAAAACAAAGGATGGAAAACAAAATGGAAAAAAAATCTCAATACTTATTTACAAGTGAAGTAGTAAGCCCTGGACACCCTGATAAATGTGCTGATATTATTGCAGATTCAATAGTTGATAGATTAATAATTGAAGATAGTAATAGTAGAGTTGCAAGTGAAGTTTTTGTAGCTGGAAAACACATAGTTATTGGTGGTGAAGTAAAATCTAATGCAAAATTATCACAAAATGATTATGAAAAAATAGTAAAAGATGCATTAGCAAAAATTGGATATGACGGAAAAAGTGCATTTACAAAAGAACAAGCACTTCATCCTGATGATGTAAAAGTACAAGTTTTATTAAATCAGCAAAGTCCTGATATTTCTCAAGGAGTTGACCAAACAACTGGAGAAATTGGAGCAGGTGATCAAGGAATTATGTTTGGATTTGCTTCAAATGAAGCGGCTGAATTTATGCCTGCAGCAATAGTATATGCACGAAGACTTTGTGATACAGTTTATAACTATGCTTTAAAAAATAATCAAAAACTAGGGGTTGATATAAAAACTCAAGTTACTGTTGATTATGGTACAAAAGAGAATTTTGAAAATTGTAAACCACAAAAAATTCATACAATAGTTGTAAGTGCTCCTTCTGTTGAAGGAATGCCAATTGAAGAAGTAAGAACATTGATTCAAGGGTTAATTGACAACTCTGGGTTACCTGATAAATTATATGATAAAAATAGTACAATTATTCATATAAATCCAACAGGAAGATATGTAAATCACTCATCATTACATGATAGTGGCTTAACAGGAAGAAAGCTGATTGTTGATTCTTTTGGTGGATATGCGCCTATTGGTGGTGGAGCACAAAGTAGTAAAGATTATACTAAAGTTGATAGAAGTGGACTTTATGCTGCAAGATGGATAGCAAAACATATAGTTGCTTCTGGACTTGCTAAAAAAGCAATAGTTCAAATATCTTATGCTATTGGAGTTGCACGTCCAACATCAGTTGCTGTTGATACAATGGGAACTTATACAAAACATAATGATGATGTATTATCAGCTTTTGTTATGGAAAATTTCCCATTAACACCAAGATGGATTACACAAAAATTTGCTTTGGATAAACCAAGTGCTGATACTTTCCTTTATGCAGATGTTGCTGCACGTGGACAAGTTGGACAAAGTGATTATCCTTGGGAAAAATTAGACGAATTAGAAAAATTTAAAAATCTTTAAATAAAATAGTAAAAATTAGAGATTTACTACTTTTAAGACCTGAAAGTAGATAAAAAAGAAGGGTTCCTTTTAAATTGGGAACCAATTTAAAAGGAGTATATATGGATTTAAAAAACTTATTTAGCAAAATATCTTTCGATAGTAAAAAAGAACAACCAACAAAAAAAGATGCACCAACTCACTGGATAAAGTGTCCAAATTGTAGTGCATTAATGTTCTTTAAAGAGGTAGAAAATCAAGATAATGTTTGCCCTAAATGTAGTTTTCATATGAGAATTGGTGCAAAAAGAAGAATAGAAATTCTATCTGATGAAAATAGTTTTGTTGAATTTGATGCAGATTTAAAACCAAATGACCCTTTAAAATTTGTAGATAAAACTTCTTATAAAAAAAGAGTTGAAGAAGCTTTTGATAAAACAGGAAGAACATCTTCTGTTGTGAGTGGAGAGTGTACTATAAATTCAATTCCTGTTCAAATGGTAGTTTTTGATTTTTCTTTTATGGGTGGAAGTTTAGGAAGCGTTGAAGGTGAGAAAATAGTAAGAGCTGTAAATAGAGCTATTGAAAAAGAGCAAGGTTTGATTATTGTATCAGCTTCTGGAGGAGCTAGAATGCAAGAATCAACTTTTGCTTTAATGCAAATGGCTAAAACTTCTGCGGCACTTAAAAAACTTGATCATGCAAAACTTCCATATATCTCTATTTTAACAGATCCTACAATGGGAGGAGTTTCTGCTTCATTTGCTTTTTTAGGTGATATTATTATGGCTGAGCCAGGAGCATTGATTGGATTTGCAGGACAAAGAGTTATAAAACAAACAATTGGTGCAGATTTACCAGAAGGTTTCCAAAGAGCAGAATTTTTACTTGAAAAAGGTTCTATTGATATGGTTGTTAATAGATCTAAGATGAAGCAAACTTTGACAGATTTATTAACAATGTTTCAAAGAGAAAAAATTAGTTAATAAATGATTTCAAATTTAGAAAAAGCTTTGGGTTTTAAACTTGAAGCTTTCAACTACTTATATGTTTTATGTGATTATGAAACGCTACTTAAAAAAAATATTTCTTTAGAAACTTTTGTTGATTTATGTAGAAAAAAAGATGTAAAAATTATCCAATATAGAGATAAAATTTCATCATTTGAAGAACAAAAAATAAATCTTTTATATTTAAAATCACAATTGAATATCCCAATAATTGTAAATGATAAAATAGAACTTATAGATTTTGCAGATGGTTTGCACTTAGGTCAAGAAGACTTAGAAAAAATTCATAAAGATAAAAAACTTGCTATAAAACTTGTAAGAACTAAAATCAAAGATAAACTACTTGGACTTTCAACTCACAATGAAATAGAGATTTTAGAAGCAAATGAATTGAACTTAGATATGATTGGTCTTGGAGCTTATAAACAAACTAATACAAAAGATGTAAGTACTATTTTAGGTGAAAAAATTAGTTATTTAGCAAAAATTTCTAAACATCCAGTTTGTGCTATTGGTGGTGTAAAAATAGAAGATAAGATTTTAAATGTAAAATTTAATGTTGTTGGAAGTGGATTTTTTGATGAAAATTAATATTTATGCAATATTAAAACCAACAGCTGATAATTTTGACCAAATTATAAAAGAGTTTATAAAAATGTCATCAAAATATGCAAAAGTTGAAGTTCATTATATATTTAATAAAAATATAGCAAAAGCGCAAACTATTGGAGAAAAAGAGTCTCAACTTGCATATTCTCAAACATATGAACCTTTGTTAAAAGGTTATAACATTGCACTTGATGTTTTAGGCAAAAGAGTTGATACTTATGCCTTTTCATCATTAATTGATAATAAAAATGAAGTTAATTTTTTTATTGGTGGTGCATATGGATTTCAAAGAGAGTTTTTAAATAAGTGTGATAGTGTAATTTCATTAAGTGATTTAACAATGGCGCATAAAGTGGCAAATGTTGTTTTAACTGAGCAGATATTTAGAAGCTTATGTATTCAAAATAATCATCCATATCATAAGTAATTTATAAACATTTTTGTATAATCAAAACTTAAAAAAAAGAAGTTCTAAAAGGAGATAAGATGGGGCTTAAAAGATATATTGTTTCTACTGTAATTTTAGCTATTTTGTTATTTGGATTTTTATATAGTTTAGAGTTAGGTGATTACGAAATTTCACTATTTGGATATAGTCAAATTTTACCAGTTTCAGTTTGGATTATTTTACCATTCTTGTTTTTAGCAATAGCTACATATTTACATTTATTTTTTTATGCTGCATGTGATTTCTTTAAAAAATGGGCAGTATCAAAAGACCATGAAACAATGATAGAGTTTATAAATGCACAATTACTTGGAAAAGATAGTGCTACAAAATTTAGAACAAAAAAATTTAGAGAGTTATATGCTATTTTATCTCAACTTAACATATCTGTTAAATCAGAAACTTTTACTTCTTTAAATGAGGATTTAAATAAAACTGTTGCAGCTGTACAAGATATAAATAAAGGAAAATTTGTTAAATCTGTAAAATTAAATGAAAATTCTGATTTAGCAAAACAAAATCTTTTAAATAAAATAGAAGAACAAGTTGATTTTGCAGTTGATGTTATAAAAAAACCAGAAAATTACTCTTTAGATGTAGTTAAAAAAGCTTTCTTAAAAGTTTTAAGTGAAAAAACTATGACTACAATTAAAAAACTTTATAAAAATATTAAATTAGATAAAGAGTTAGCACAAAAACTTTTTGAAAAAGATGCTTTAAATAATGAATTTGGATTTACTCAAGAAGAAATTTTAGCATTAGTAAAAGAGCTTAATTTTGATAAAAAAGATTATTTAAATTTAGCAAAAACTTATGAAAAAATATTAAATCCAGATGAAATCATCTCAATTTTTGAAAAACTATCATCTGAAAATGATGAAGCAACTACAGCATATTTACATGTTTTATGTGAGTTTGAAATGATTGATAAATTAAGAGAAGTATTAGCAAATACGCAAGAAAATGAGTTCCTTCCTTTCAAAGCACTTTTAGATTTAAAAGATGCTGGAAAAAAATATAATGTAGAAACTCTATCATATAAATAAATGAATAAACTCGACTTTACAAGACCTTTAGTGGTGTTAGCACCACTTGCAGGTTATACAGATTTACCTTTTAGAAGTGTTGTTAAAAAATTTGGTGCTGATTTAACTATTTCAGAAATGATTAGTTCAAATGCTTTAGTATATAAAAGTGCAAGAACACTTAAAATGGTAGAAAAATCTCCTACTGAAGATCCATATTTTGTACAAATTGCAGGAAATAGTGTTGATTTAGTCAAAGCTGCAGTTGAAATTTTAAATGATGTTGAGGGCATTGATGGAATTGATTTAAATTGTGGATGTCCTGCTCCAAAAGTTTTTAATCATGGCTCTGGTTCAAATCTTTTAGGAGATTTAAAAAAACTTGAAGAGATTTTAAGTACAGTAAAAAAATACTCTAAAAAACAATATACAAGTGCAAAAGTAAGACTTGGAGTAAATGAAAAAATTCCAGTTGAAATTGGAAAAGCAGTTGAAGCTTGTGGTGTTGATTTTGTATCTGTTCATGGAAGAACACGAGCTGGGAAATATAAAGCTCCAGTTGATTATGATGCAATAAAACAGATGAAAGAAGCTATTTCAATCCCTGTTATTGCAAACGGTGATATTAAAGATTATGCAAAAGCTAAAGAAGTTTTAGAATATACAAAAGCAAATGGAGTGATGATAGGACGAGGTGCTATTGGAAAACCTTGGGTGTTTTATCAACTAAAACATGGAATTGAAGATATTTCAAATGAAATGAAAAAAGAGATTATTTTAGAACATTTTGATTCTATGATAAATTTTCATGGAAATCATGGTGCTATAATGTTTAGAAAACTTTTGCATTCATATTCAAAAGGTTACACGGGAGCTAACGAGTTTCGAGATATTGTAAATAAAGTTAGTGAAGTTGATGTTATGCGAGATATGATAGAAAACTTTTTTTAATAACTTTAATTGAATTAAAAAGTTATTTCGATAGAATATTGCACTTTTTAAAAGTAAAAATGTATTTTGTAAAGGAAATATTTGTCTAAATACTATTTTGAATTGGTGCTTAAACCAAAAAAAAATTACGAACTTTTTTTAGAACTACTTGAGTCATTAACTGAAGATGCTTTTGAAGAAAATGATGGTTGTATAATTATTAGAAGTGAAGATGAACTAGATGATTTAAAGTTTGGAATAGAGAGATTTTCTGAAGCTTTAGATGTAAAATGTGAAATAATTTATGAAAAAAAAGAGAATATTGATTGGATAAAAGAGTACCAAAAATCTGTTAAATCAGTTGAAGTTGGGAATTTCTTTATTCGTCCGTCTTGGGAAGAAAAAAAAGATAATAAAATTGATATTATAATTGACCCTGCATTATCTTTTGGTTCAGGACATCATGAAACAACTTCTTCTTGTATAGAAGCAATAGATGAGTTTGTGAAAGAAAAACAAACAGTTTTAGATGTAGGAACTGGAAGTGGTATTTTAGCAATTGCAGCAGCTAAAAAAGGTTGTGTAGTTGATATTTGTGATACAGATGAAGTTTGTATAGTTGATACAAAATCAAATTTTGAATTAAACAATGCTAAATTTAATGATAGTTGGGTTGGTTCTATAAATAAATCAACAAAAACTTATGATGTTGTAATAGCAAACATAGTAGCAGATGTTTTAGTTATGATAGCAAATGATTTAAAAAAATCTTTAAATCCTGATGGTTTACTGATTATTTCAGGTATTTTAGATAAACATGAGAATAGAGTATTAAATAAATTTAAAGATTTAGAAGTTATAAAAGTTATTCATAAAAATGAATGGGTAACTGCAATATTTAAAAAGAATAAGGAGTCTTAGTTAAATGTCAAAAAAACAACAACAAAATGATAATAACAATATCAATAACAACGATAATAACAATAATTTTTTTAACAATAATCCAATTTTAATATTTGTAATTTTTGCAATAGTTACAATATTTGCATTTAAAACTATTTTTTCTGACGAAACTATGGGAGTGTCAAACTCTAATGTTCAAGCATTTGGGCAAAGTTCAAATAAAACAATTGCTTATTCAGATTTGAAAAAATTAATTAGTGCAGGAAAAATTGAATATGTAGGTATTGGAAATACTCAAATTAGAGCTATTTCTAAAAGTGAAGGTGGACAAGTTATAACTTATACTGCAAGACGAGTAATACCTGATGAAACTTTGATTACTGAATTAGAAAAAAACAATATTGGTTATGGTGGAATAAATGAAGAAAATATTCTAGCTGATATTTTATTTGGTTGGGTTTTACCAATCTTTATTTTCTTTGCTATTTGGATGTTTATTGCAAAAAGAATGCAAAAATCTATGGGTGGTGGTTCAGGAGGAATCCTTGGAATTGGTTCATCAAAAAAGATGATAAATTCTGAAAAACCAAATGTAAAATTTGATGATATGGCTGGAAACAAAGAAGCAAAAGAAGAAGTTCAAGAAGTTGTTGATTTCTTAAAATCTCCAGATAGATATGTAAGACTTGGAGCTCAAATTCCAAAAGGTGTTTTATTAGTAGGACCTCCAGGTACAGGAAAAACACTTTTAGCAAAAGCAGTTGCTGGTGAAGCAAATGTTGAGTTTTTATCAGTTTCTGGTTCAGCATTTATTGAGATGTTTGTTGGAGTTGGAGCTTCAAGAGTTAGAGATTTATTTGAACAAGCAAAAAAAGTTGCTCCTGCAATTATATTTATTGATGAGATTGATGCTATTGGTAAAAGTAGAGCAAGTGGTGGACCAATGGGTGGAAATGATGAAAGAGAACAAACATTAAATCAGCTTTTAGCTGAAATGGATGGATTCTCAACAGAACATGCACCTGTTATTGTATTAGCTGCAACAAATAGACCAGAAGTTCTTGACCCAGCACTTTTAAGACCAGGAAGATTTGATAGACAAGTTTTAGTTGATAAACCTGATTATGAAGGAAGAATTGAAATTTTAAATGTACATATCAAAGATGTAAAATTAGGTAAGAATGTAGATTTAAAAGAAGTTGCAAAAATGACAGCTGGACTTGCAGGAGCTGATTTAGCAAATATTGTAAATGAGGCTGCACTTTTAGCTGGACGTGCTTCAAAAAATGAAGTAGGACCAGAAGATTTTAAAGAAGCAGTTGAAAGACAAATTGCTGGATTAGAGAAAAAATCAAGAAGAATTTCTCCAAAAGAGAGAAAAATCGTAGCATATCACGAAAGTGGTCATGCTTTAATTGCTGAGATTACAAAAGGTGCAAATAAAGTAAATAAAGTATCTATTGTTCCAAGAGGACTTGCTGCACTTGGATATACTTTAAATACTCCTGAAGAGAATAAATATTTGATGCAAAAACATGAGTTACTTGCTGAAGTTGATGTTTTATTAGGTGGACGAGCAGCAGAACAAGTGTTTATTGGTGAAATTAGTACTGGTGCTGGAAATGACTTAGAAAGAGCAACTGGAATTATAAAATCAATGGCAACTATTTATGGTATGAGTGATATTGCTGGATTGATGGTTTTAGAAAAAAGAACAAATCAATTTTTAGGTGGACAAACTCAAAAAGATTATTCAGATGCTATGGCAAAAGAACTTGATAATCACGTAAAAACAATATTAAATGAAAGATATGAAATTGTTTTACAAGCATTAAAAGATAATAGCGCCGCAATTGAGCAAATGACAGCAGAACTATTAGATATTGAAGTAATTACAGGTGAAAGAGTAAGAGAAATTATCAAAGAAAATGGTGGAACTGTTTTTGAAGATGAAGATTTACACTCTGATGCAATTACAGAAGAAAAAACTACTTCAACTGATGAATAAAAATTAGGTAGAAATTAGATTAAGTCTAATTTTCACCTTTAAACTTACAAAATATTTAAAAACACTTTTCTTTTTATTTGTAGTATAATTTATCAAATCTTACTTCTAAAGAGAAAAAATGGAAAATAAACAAGACTATTTTTTTTATCTAAAAAAAATGACATTATTATATGTCGAAGATGATGATAATACAAGAGAAGAGTTAGAGTACTTTTTAGAAAAAAAAGCTTTAAAACTAATTGTTGCTAAAAATGGACAAGAAGGTTTAGAACTATTCAAAAAACATAATCCAGATTTAGTCATAACTGATATCCAAATGCCAGTAATGGATGGAATACAAATGATTAAAGCAATAAAAGAGATGAATCCTCAAGTTCAAACAGTCATTGTAACCACATTTAGTGATATAGAATATTTATTTGAAGCTATAAAATTAAATATATCCAACTATCTAACAAAACCATTAAATTTATATGCATTAAGTGAAACACTATTTTCTGTTTCAAAAAATATTTTTTTAGAAAAAGAAAATAAAGAGATTTTTAATACTTTAAAGCAATATAAAGATGTAGTTGATGAACGTTCAATAGTTTCAAAAGCCACAAAAGAAGGAATAATTACTTATATAAATGAACCATTTGAAAAAATATCAGGTTATAAAAAAGATGAATTATTAGGAAAATCTCATAATATAATTAGTCATCCAAATATTGACAAAAATATATTTAAAGATATGTGGAAAAAAATTAAAGTTGAAAAAAAATCTTGGCATGGAAGAATTAAAAATATTTCTAAAGAAGGAAAAGAATATTTTGTAGATTTAATAGTAAAACCTATTTTAGATACAAATGGAGATATTTTAGAATTTATATCTTTGGCTAATGATATTACAGATTTAGAACTTTCAAGAGAATATTTTGAAAATTTAACACAAAAAAATAGTTTAGATTTAAATGAAACAATAAAATTAGTAAACACATACAAAGAAGCAATTGATGAAAGTAATATCATATTAAGAGTTGATACAAATAAAAATATTACTTATGCAAACGATGCATTTTATAATATTAGTGGATATTCAAAAGATGAATTATTGGGTAAACCTTATTCAATACTAAAACATTATAATCTAAGTGAAGAAGAGTCAAATCAGAAAATAGAAGAGATATTTTCTGAAAAGATTTGGAAAGGTAAAGTCTCTAATTATAAGAAAAATGGCGAAGTTTTTCACTGTCATGTAACACTCTTTCCTTTAAGAAATGAAAAAGATGAGATTATAGAATTTATGAGTGTTAGACACGATATAACACAAATTGAAAATCTTCATGATGAGTTAGAAGATACTCAAAGAGAAATTATTTATAAACTTGGTGAAATAGGGGAAACAAGAAGTAGTGAAACAGGAAATCATGTAAAAAGAGTTGCTGAATATTCAAGACTTTTAGCTCAAAAAGTAAATCTTTCACAACAAGATGTAAATAGACTTTTTATTGCTTCTCCAATGCACGATATTGGAAAAATTGGTATTCCAGATGCTATTTTAAATAAACCTGGTAAGTTAAATGAAGATGAGTGGAAAATTATGAAAACTCATACTCAAATTGGTTACGATATTTTAAAAGATTCAAAAAGAGAAACACTTAGAGCTGCTGGGATTGTATCTTATACTCACCATGAAAAATGGGATGGAACAGGTTATCCTTTGGGATTAAAAGGTGAGGATATTCATATATTTGGAAGAATAACTGCCGTAGCAGATGTTTTTGATGCTTTAGGAAGTGATAGATGTTATAAAAAAGCTTGGCCGTTAGAGAATATTTTGGACTTATTTAAAAATGAAAAAGGAAAACATTTTGATCCAAAACTAATAGATATATTTATTGAAAATTTAGATGAGTTTTTAGCAATAAGAGATAGTTATAAGGACAATAATGAAAAAGATTAATCTTCATTTATTTAAACATATAAAATTGCTTTATGTTGAAGATGATTTGATGACTCAAGAAGAGGTTTCATTTTTTTTGCAAAAATATCTAGGAGAACTATATTTAGCAAAAAATGGTGAAGAAGCTATAAATATTTTTTTAAAAAATAAAATTGATATGATTATTACAGATATTCAAATGCCAAAAATGAACGGCTTAGAAATGTCAAAAAGAATACTAGAAATAAATCCTAAAATTCCAATCATAATAACTACAGCGTATAATGATTGTGAATATTTAAACCAAGCTATGGAATTAGGAATTGATAAATATATATCAAAACCTTTTAATTTAGAAGCACTTTTAACTATGATTGAAAAAAGTTTATCTTTAGAACATGAATTAAAGAAATAATATGAAAAATCTTAGTATAAAAATTAAATTAATTATAATCTTTATTTTAATTAAGATTATTCCTTTATTATTTGTCTCTTATATTGCTTATGAAGGAATT
Protein-coding regions in this window:
- the glmS gene encoding glutamine--fructose-6-phosphate transaminase (isomerizing), which codes for MCGIVGYIGKKDTTKLLLDGLKELEYRGYDSAGIAVLKDDNIDVFKALGKLVNLEEKVNSVPSKDYDLGIGHTRWATHGKPTELNAHPHLGEYSYVVHNGIIENYKELKDELTQKGHKFVSQTDTEVIVHLFENYNNQLNDATKAFQNTVSRLEGAFSILLISKAEPKKIFFYKLGSPLIVARGIEEDEVLFASSDAPLIGLANDVVYLEDKVGGVATAFGIEFFSDNHKWSTLPTSKQFAQKDGYRFFMEKEIYEQSSVVSDCMLGRIKDNEILFDEIDKSIIDGINEIKICACGTSYHAGLTSSYLFERISKIKCSVEVASEFRYKEPLLTKDTLFIVISQSGETADTLEALKMAKNAGLKTLVICNVDNSSMTRTADFTILTRAGIEKGVASTKAFSTQTVVLWMLSLYFAKAKNVISNEKLEVELHTLREVPKSLCISDKIHEKTRRLSKRYLHGHGFFFIGRDVFYPLALEGALKLKEISYLHAEGYPAGEMKHGPIALADPELFTIALMPQNLLYDKIKSNVEELSARDSTICAISALDFDLADDFIKINKSEHYMLEFFEMLVVLQLLSMEISIRLGNDVDMPRNLAKSVTVE
- the metK gene encoding methionine adenosyltransferase encodes the protein MEKKSQYLFTSEVVSPGHPDKCADIIADSIVDRLIIEDSNSRVASEVFVAGKHIVIGGEVKSNAKLSQNDYEKIVKDALAKIGYDGKSAFTKEQALHPDDVKVQVLLNQQSPDISQGVDQTTGEIGAGDQGIMFGFASNEAAEFMPAAIVYARRLCDTVYNYALKNNQKLGVDIKTQVTVDYGTKENFENCKPQKIHTIVVSAPSVEGMPIEEVRTLIQGLIDNSGLPDKLYDKNSTIIHINPTGRYVNHSSLHDSGLTGRKLIVDSFGGYAPIGGGAQSSKDYTKVDRSGLYAARWIAKHIVASGLAKKAIVQISYAIGVARPTSVAVDTMGTYTKHNDDVLSAFVMENFPLTPRWITQKFALDKPSADTFLYADVAARGQVGQSDYPWEKLDELEKFKNL
- the accD gene encoding acetyl-CoA carboxylase, carboxyltransferase subunit beta, with translation MDLKNLFSKISFDSKKEQPTKKDAPTHWIKCPNCSALMFFKEVENQDNVCPKCSFHMRIGAKRRIEILSDENSFVEFDADLKPNDPLKFVDKTSYKKRVEEAFDKTGRTSSVVSGECTINSIPVQMVVFDFSFMGGSLGSVEGEKIVRAVNRAIEKEQGLIIVSASGGARMQESTFALMQMAKTSAALKKLDHAKLPYISILTDPTMGGVSASFAFLGDIIMAEPGALIGFAGQRVIKQTIGADLPEGFQRAEFLLEKGSIDMVVNRSKMKQTLTDLLTMFQREKIS
- a CDS encoding thiamine phosphate synthase, yielding MISNLEKALGFKLEAFNYLYVLCDYETLLKKNISLETFVDLCRKKDVKIIQYRDKISSFEEQKINLLYLKSQLNIPIIVNDKIELIDFADGLHLGQEDLEKIHKDKKLAIKLVRTKIKDKLLGLSTHNEIEILEANELNLDMIGLGAYKQTNTKDVSTILGEKISYLAKISKHPVCAIGGVKIEDKILNVKFNVVGSGFFDEN
- a CDS encoding 23S rRNA (pseudouridine(1915)-N(3))-methyltransferase RlmH translates to MKINIYAILKPTADNFDQIIKEFIKMSSKYAKVEVHYIFNKNIAKAQTIGEKESQLAYSQTYEPLLKGYNIALDVLGKRVDTYAFSSLIDNKNEVNFFIGGAYGFQREFLNKCDSVISLSDLTMAHKVANVVLTEQIFRSLCIQNNHPYHK
- a CDS encoding tRNA dihydrouridine synthase, translated to MNKLDFTRPLVVLAPLAGYTDLPFRSVVKKFGADLTISEMISSNALVYKSARTLKMVEKSPTEDPYFVQIAGNSVDLVKAAVEILNDVEGIDGIDLNCGCPAPKVFNHGSGSNLLGDLKKLEEILSTVKKYSKKQYTSAKVRLGVNEKIPVEIGKAVEACGVDFVSVHGRTRAGKYKAPVDYDAIKQMKEAISIPVIANGDIKDYAKAKEVLEYTKANGVMIGRGAIGKPWVFYQLKHGIEDISNEMKKEIILEHFDSMINFHGNHGAIMFRKLLHSYSKGYTGANEFRDIVNKVSEVDVMRDMIENFF
- a CDS encoding 50S ribosomal protein L11 methyltransferase translates to MSKYYFELVLKPKKNYELFLELLESLTEDAFEENDGCIIIRSEDELDDLKFGIERFSEALDVKCEIIYEKKENIDWIKEYQKSVKSVEVGNFFIRPSWEEKKDNKIDIIIDPALSFGSGHHETTSSCIEAIDEFVKEKQTVLDVGTGSGILAIAAAKKGCVVDICDTDEVCIVDTKSNFELNNAKFNDSWVGSINKSTKTYDVVIANIVADVLVMIANDLKKSLNPDGLLIISGILDKHENRVLNKFKDLEVIKVIHKNEWVTAIFKKNKES